One segment of Rosa chinensis cultivar Old Blush chromosome 6, RchiOBHm-V2, whole genome shotgun sequence DNA contains the following:
- the LOC112169163 gene encoding uncharacterized protein LOC112169163: MEMAKHSVKRLLCNSHFTQSLMKREESYRRLIYSFVNRFQSQRLKADKVDSESLKESNVAVHPHQASLRLRKDGIGSYSSGDEDLSENKEKRLELSWLPKALEPALQLCRWALTGPTGNGVGNKPPPSTRSVSEIIASIQRSKTGIQDWSLSDLTVGLFLIYLRQASVNPFEDVTGIQISSDRLVHDLIYHVELAKGCYKDNAAALARNCMLRESNVLKFVKYSSVMRPGYYIGIDTRRKLVILGIRGTHTVYDLITDVVSSSDGEVTLEGFSTHFGTAEAARWFLTHEMGNIRKCLEKYEGFKLRLVGHSLGGATAALLAIMLRKKSYKELGFSPEIVSAVGYAAPPCVSKELAESCSSYVRTVVMQDDIIPRLSVASLMRLRNEILQTDWMSVIEKEDWRSVIDLVTNAKQVVSSVQDVAAKLADYAKFRSNKDSPDDPMIKKAAAASRAPLNDKTVRDNAVGSPNAASRVPEELFVPGTVYYLKRNVDADTSDYFTLWKRNPGEHFQRIVLSSNLISDHKCDSHYYALRDVLKGLPSSNDEGNSLN, encoded by the exons ATGGAAATGGCCAAGCATTCAGTGAAGCGTCTGCTCTGCAATTCAC ATTTCACGCAAAGCTTGATGAAGAGAGAGGAATCATACCGGAGGTTGATATATAGCTTCGTGAATCGGTTTCAATCGCAAAGGTTGAAAGCAGACAAGGTGGATTCAGAGTCACTCAAGGAATCAAATGTTGCTGTTCATCCTCATCAAGCTTCTCTGAGGCTTAGAAAGGATGGCATTGGTAGTTATAGTAGTGGGGATGAAGATTTGAGCGAGAATAAGGAGAAAAGGTTAGAGCTTTCATGGCTTCCCAAAGCGCTTGAGCCAGCTCTGCAGTTGTGCAGGTGGGCTCTGACAGGCCCAACAG GGAACGGGGTGGGAAACAAACCCCCACCAAGTACTCGATCTGTCTCAGAGATCATTGCAAGCATCCAACGCAGTAAGACAGGCATTCAAGATTGGAGTTTGAGTGATCTCACTGTTggtttatttcttatttatcttCGTCAAGCATCTGTAAATCCATTTGAGGATGTTACTGGCATTCAGATCTCATCAGATAGATTG gTACATGACCTTATTTACCACGTTGAGTTGGCAAAAGGTTGTTATAAGGACAATGCTGCAGCTCTCGCAAGGAACTGCATGCTTCGAGAAAGCAATGTCTTGAAGTTTGTCAAATATTCTAGTGTCATGAGGCCGGGTTATTATATAGGAATTGATACTCGTAGAAAACTTGTGATTCTAGGAATCCGTGGAACTCATACTGTGTATGACCTTATTACTGACGTTGTTTCTTCAAGTGACGGTGAAGTCACTCTTGAAGGGTTTTCAACCCACTTTGGCACTGCAGAAGCTGCTCGTTGGTTTCTTACTCACGAAATGGGAAATATAAGGAAGTGCTTGGAGAAGTATGAG GGATTTAAGTTAAGGCTTGTGGGTCATTCTCTTGGAGGTGCTACAGCTGCTCTACTAGCAATAATGCTCCGTAAAAAGTCGTATAAGGAGCTAGGGTTTAGCCCAGAGATTGTTTCTGCTGTCGGATATGCAGCGCCACCTTGTGTCTCCAAAGAACTTGCTGAAAGCTGCTCCAGTTATGTCAGAACTGTTGTGATGCAG GATGATATTATACCTAGACTTAGTGTAGCAtctcttatgaggttgaggaaTGAAATTCTTCAAACTGATTG GATGAGTGTGATTGAGAAGGAAGACTGGAGAAGTGTCATAGATTTGGTGACAAATGCAAAACAGGTTGTATCTTCGGTGCAAGATGTTGCGGCAAAACTTGCTGATTATGCAAAATTCAGGAGCAATAAAGATTCCCCTG ATGATCCGATGATAAAGAAGGCGGCTGCTGCTTCCAGAGCCCCTTTAAATGACAAAACTGTAAGAGATAATGCTGTTGGTAGTCCAAATGCTGCCAGTAGAGTGCCTGAGGAGTTATTCGTACCAGGTACTGTTTACTATTTAAAGAGGAATGTGGATGCTGATACTAGCGATTATTTTACACTTTGGAAGAGGAATCCGGGTGAACATTTTCAAAGGATTGTGCTTTCAAGCAACTTAATATCGGACCACAAGTGTGATAGCCATTATTATGCATTAAGAGATGTACTCAAAGGTTTGCCCTCCTCCAATGATGAAGGCAATTCTCTTAATTAA
- the LOC112168957 gene encoding LOB domain-containing protein 29 — protein MAGSAGSPCGACKFLRRKCARGCIFAPYFCDEQGATHFAAIHKVFGASNVSKLLSQLPVNDRCRAALTISYEAQARVQDPVYGCVSHIFALQQQVLNLQAQLASAKEQAAKSYSTGSDNSMNPSWLQYSENLNMTNQQQPISFGNDENFMVPEVLNDIYGSFGVSSNSMISLDHMQTNSMQWSFDQA, from the exons ATGGCAGGGTCTGCTGGTTCTCCTTGTGGAGCCTGCAAGTTCCTGAGAAGAAAATGTGCAAGGGGTTGCATTTTTGCACCTTATTTCTGCGATGAACAAGGTGCTACACATTTTGCAGCCATCCATAAGGTTTTCGGAGCAAGCAATGTGTCGAAATTGCTTTCTCAACTCCCTGTTAATGATCGTTGCAGAGCTGCGCTTACAATTTCGTATGAAGCTCAAGCCAGGGTTCAAGATCCTGTTTATGGCTGTGTTTCCCATATTTTTGCTCTCCAACAACAG GTTCTTAATCTGCAGGCACAACTAGCTTCAGCCAAGGAACAAGCAGCTAAAAGCTATTCCACTGGCTCTGACAATTCAATGAACCCAAGTTGGCTTCAGTACTCGGAAAATTTAAACATGACGAATCAGCAACAACCCATCTCTTTCGGGAATGACGAAAATTTTATGGTTCCAGAAGTACTAAATGACATATATGGAAGCTTTGGGGTGTCTTCTAATTCCATGATCTCATTAGATCACATGCAAACAAACAGTATGCAGTGGAGTTTTGATCAAGCCTAA